The DNA region GATAATTCTACCATTTACAATGGCCATTTCAgagaaaacaccaaaactgaTGCTGCATAGCATACACAAGTGGTCactttatgattattttctttactgttattttagatttccttttgaattttaacaactttttcaCAGATTCTTTGATTTCTTGTGTCTGCAGAACATAAATAATTGGGTTCAACGTGGGAGGAAAGATGGAGGTAACAGACAGGTTTATGATCCTGGCATTTGGATGTATATTTTCCATCAGGGTAAATGTGATTAACAGTGGAATAAAATAGATTGCCACCAAAGAGAGATGAGCTATGCAAGTTTTAAAGGCTTTGAGTGTCTCCTGAACTGTGGCCACCTTAGACAATGTACATCCAATATATAGGTAACTTAACAAGATAAAAGCAAGTGGAAGCCAAAAAATAAGAGCAGGGTACAAACAACTGACGACATAATTGGGGAAATGGTCATTGCACGCAAGTCGGTATATCTGGCCGTGGTCACAGAAATAGCTGTTAATA from Plectropomus leopardus isolate mb unplaced genomic scaffold, YSFRI_Pleo_2.0 unplaced_scaffold84853, whole genome shotgun sequence includes:
- the LOC121940365 gene encoding olfactory receptor 2A12-like, giving the protein LIASFWVFIIIAVLIAVGLLTRLSFCKSVVINSYFCDHGQIYRLACNDHFPNYVVSCLYPALIFWLPLAFILLSYLYIGCTLSKVATVQETLKAFKTCIAHLSLVAIYFIPLLITFTLMENIHPNARIINLSVTSIFPPTLNPIIYVLQTQEIKESVKKLLKFKRKSKITVKKIIIK